The Candidatus Binataceae bacterium genome includes the window ATCGACGGCGTCGAAGTCACCGCTATCGCCGCGCGCGATTCTCGCCGCGCCGAGGAATTCGCCAAGGCAAATCGAATCCCGCGCGTGCTCGCCACTTACGACGATCTCATCAGCGACCCCGGTATCGACATCATTTACAATCCACTGCCCAACTCGCTTCATTGCGAATGGACGATCCGCGCGCTGCATGCCGGCAAGCATGTGCTGTGCGAGAAGCCGCTCGCGTCCAACGCCGCGGAGGCCGAGCGGATGGCGCAGGCCGCATCGGCATCGGGACGGATCCTCGGTGACGCGTTTCATTACTGCTATCACCCGCTGGCGGCTCGCGTGCGCGAGCTCATCAGCAACGGCACGCTGGGCAAGCTGGTCTATGTCGAAAGCAGCTTCGCCGCGCCGATCGCGCCACCGAATATCCGCTATGACTGGAGCCTCGCGGGGGGCGCGACGATGGACCTCGGATGCTACCCGCTGCACATGATTCGATTCTTCACCGGCATCACTCCGCGCGTCGTGCGCGCCGCGGCCAGCACGGTTGCAGAGAATATCGACGTCGCGATGGACGTGAATATGGAGCTCGGTCCGGGCGTGACGGCGCGGATGACGTGCGCGATGGGCAAGGATGTTCAATTCGGTGCAAGCTTCATCGCGCGAGGCGATCGCGGTGAGGGGAAGGTCGTGAATCCCATCGCGCCGCATCGCGGGCATCAGCTCACCATCAAGACCAACGCCGGAGAAACGCAGGAATCGGTGCCCGGGGATCCGACCTACACTTACCAGTTGCGCGCTTTCGCTGATGCCGTCCGAGGCCAGGGAAAATTTCAGACCGATGGCGCGGA containing:
- a CDS encoding Gfo/Idh/MocA family oxidoreductase, producing the protein MPSTLRIGTLGAARITPNALIKPAEQIDGVEVTAIAARDSRRAEEFAKANRIPRVLATYDDLISDPGIDIIYNPLPNSLHCEWTIRALHAGKHVLCEKPLASNAAEAERMAQAASASGRILGDAFHYCYHPLAARVRELISNGTLGKLVYVESSFAAPIAPPNIRYDWSLAGGATMDLGCYPLHMIRFFTGITPRVVRAAASTVAENIDVAMDVNMELGPGVTARMTCAMGKDVQFGASFIARGDRGEGKVVNPIAPHRGHQLTIKTNAGETQESVPGDPTYTYQLRAFADAVRGQGKFQTDGADGVVSMRIIDAVYRAAGLPPRGT